The sequence TTTCATGACTAATAATCGCATTATGAAGAAGGACAGGAGTATTGCAAATCGAAGACAATAAAGGAGTCAAGATCGCGGTATATTCCACAAGAATCTGATGTTTATCAAGCCAATGTTCAAGAGAAAAATAACGAGTAATATCGACCTCAGCATACTTCATGTCGCGAAGCATTTCCTGCACATCATAAACAGAAGTGCAATGTTGTTGTAGGGAATACACAGCTGCGTCATATTGCGCGTTGAATTTTTCCGCAAAGAGATGAGGAGTCAAGAAATCGCCAAAGCGAATGCCAACACGGTTAATTTTGTCCGCGTACGCTGGACCAATGCCACGACCTGTTGTTCCGAGGCGTCCTTTATGATGAAGCCCATCAAGAAGGCGATGCCACGGAAAAAGAATGTGCGCCTGATCGCTGAGAAATAATCTGCCAGAAACAGAAATTCCCGCTTCATGAAGAACATCAAGTTCTTCTTTGAGCGCGAGAAGATCAACAACAACACCATTGCCAATCACATTTTTCGTGTGCGGATAGAGAATACCGGATGGCACTAAATGAAGAATTGTTTCTTTGCCGTTGACGTTGAGGGTGTGTCCTGCGTTTGCGCCTCCTTGATAGCGAACAATGTACGCTGCGTCTTTCGCGAAAACATCGACAAGTTTGCCTTTGCCTTCATCGCCAAATTGCCCGCCAATAATTACAGAAACCATAATATCAGTGAGAGTTGCTGAGTTTATATTGTTTATCGTTTGGGAATAGAATTCAAAAATGAAAATGAGACGCTCGACAAATGCTCGCGTCTCAGCACATAGGCTCTCGCATGAAACGCTCGAGCCTATGTGCTTTAATACGGTAAAAAAATAACAACAATGGCGCCGACGCGACGGGGGATGACCCCTTGGGGTGTCGCGTAGGACAAAATTCAGAGAATTTTGTCCGTAGGCCGCCATTATTGTTGTTATTTTTTCCTGATTTTCGTTTAGTAAAAGAAGATCATGTCATACACTCCAAAAAAACAAAATATTAAATAAAGTACAAAATAAAGAGATAACATGTTCGGCTTAAATCAAGATGAAATAAATCTATTCAGAAAATACGATACACCACAAAAAATCCAAGATCTTATAGACACCATTCCCATTAACTTTGAAGCGTCAGGAGAAGATACATTTTTTTCTCCGCGGGAAGTACTCAAACAAAATCGCGCGCATTGCATAGAGGCGGCGTGTCTTGCAGCGGCAATCCTCCAATTTCACGGACAACCTCCATTAATTGTCGATCTCACTGCGGTAAAGAGTGATGAAGATCATGTCATAGCAGTGTTTAAGCAGCATGGACATTGGGGCGCTATTTCAAAAACAAATCATGCGGTCTTAAGATATAGAGAGCCTGTCTATAAAACAATTCGAGAATTAGTCATGTCATACTTTCATGAGTATATCAAAAATGAAACAAAAAAGAAAACATTGCGTTCATACACAAACCCCATAAACCTAAAACAATTTAATGCAAAGAACTGGATAACAGACGAAGAATACATAGGTTATATTGTGGATAAGATTGATGCGACAAAGCATTTTCCTATTCTTTCAAGAAAGCAGATCGCGACATTGCGAAGAGCGGATGACATAGAAATCAAGAGCGGAAAAATACATGAGTGGAGAGGAAAACATCATCCAAAGAAGATATAGTTGAAGTGTCAATATTTCGAACATTTATCCTAACTCATTCAA is a genomic window of Candidatus Woesearchaeota archaeon containing:
- a CDS encoding adenylosuccinate synthase, giving the protein MMVSVIIGGQFGDEGKGKLVDVFAKDAAYIVRYQGGANAGHTLNVNGKETILHLVPSGILYPHTKNVIGNGVVVDLLALKEELDVLHEAGISVSGRLFLSDQAHILFPWHRLLDGLHHKGRLGTTGRGIGPAYADKINRVGIRFGDFLTPHLFAEKFNAQYDAAVYSLQQHCTSVYDVQEMLRDMKYAEVDITRYFSLEHWLDKHQILVEYTAILTPLLSSICNTPVLLHNAIISHEKVVLEGAQGTFLDVDHGTYPFVTSSSTTAGGACTGSGIAPRYIGNVYGIFKAYTTRVGEGPFPTELQDAVGEKLRAIGHEYGATTKRPRRCGWFDAVLAKHSILVNGMTGIILTKLDVLSSFEEIKICVGYEYNGKPLDVFPSNAEILSRVKPVYVSVLGWNTDITSCTSIDQLPDNCQAYIKKLEEAIGNPISVISVGPEREQTIFVE